From Paenibacillus polymyxa, the proteins below share one genomic window:
- a CDS encoding YheC/YheD family protein, with protein sequence MRQLASKWLKTKALLHHPHTAVYIPETCLYSEEQLRIMLRRHAFVFIKPVKGGGGVGVMRVAKEGNGYTCTRMEQTYRFSHFRALVAGINKLRIQRPYLIQQGIQLASIQGRPVDYRVKVVKEGGKWEFRAVVARHARPGLVITNLCKGGTLLKGTEALRMIYPRRLARRKRREIVELTQHCIPILERRFPGIGQLGFDYGLDWNGRVWILEVNTRPQ encoded by the coding sequence ATGAGACAACTTGCAAGCAAATGGCTAAAGACGAAGGCGCTCCTCCATCATCCACATACCGCCGTTTATATACCGGAAACCTGTCTATATAGTGAAGAACAATTGCGCATAATGCTACGGCGGCATGCTTTTGTATTTATAAAACCCGTAAAAGGAGGCGGAGGTGTCGGAGTCATGCGCGTGGCAAAGGAGGGGAACGGCTACACCTGTACGCGTATGGAACAAACATATCGGTTCAGCCATTTTAGAGCGCTTGTGGCCGGAATCAATAAGCTCCGAATCCAACGTCCGTATCTCATTCAGCAAGGTATTCAACTAGCAAGTATCCAAGGTAGACCTGTTGACTATCGAGTCAAAGTCGTAAAGGAAGGGGGAAAATGGGAGTTTCGTGCAGTGGTGGCGCGTCATGCTCGTCCCGGACTGGTCATAACGAATCTGTGCAAAGGAGGAACTTTGCTGAAGGGAACAGAGGCACTTCGAATGATATATCCGCGACGGCTAGCTAGACGAAAGCGGCGGGAGATCGTTGAACTTACACAGCACTGTATTCCTATACTTGAAAGAAGATTTCCCGGGATCGGACAACTGGGATTTGATTACGGGCTTGATTGGAATGGACGGGTATGGATTTTAGAGGTAAACACAAGACCTCAATAA
- a CDS encoding sporulation histidine kinase inhibitor Sda, with amino-acid sequence MAMLTDEMLLDSYQMAIELKLECDFIALLLAEIHKRNLEMNTAVVLH; translated from the coding sequence ATGGCTATGCTGACGGATGAAATGCTTTTGGATTCCTATCAGATGGCAATCGAGCTTAAACTTGAATGTGACTTCATTGCACTGTTGCTGGCTGAAATTCACAAAAGAAATCTAGAGATGAATACAGCCGTAGTCCTTCATTAG